The Hyphomicrobium sp. 99 genome contains the following window.
TCGATGTCCGCCTCATTTGCCAGGCCGACCATCTTGAGCCAGTCCTTGAACCGCTGAATGGGATCGCGCTTTTTCCATTCCTCGATTTCGGTCTTAGGGCGATAAAGATCGGGATCGAACATGGAATGGGCGCGGAAGCGGTATGTCTTGTTCTCAAGGAACCGCGGGCTGCTGTTGGATCGGACTTCCTGCGCCAGCCGTTGCGCCGCCGCCTCGACCGCAACCACGTCCATTCCGTCGACCGCCTCGGCTGGGATGCCGTAGCTTCTCGCGTGCACGCAGATGTCGGGGACCGACTCCGAGCGCTCGATCGCGGTTCCCATGGCGTACCGGTTATTTTCGCACACGAAGAAGACGGGGAGCTTCCACAGCGCGGCCAGATTGAGCGACTCGTGGAACTCGCCCTCCGCCGCCGCACCCTCGCCGAAGAAGCAGCAGGTGACACGGTTGCGGCCCTGCATCTTGTCGGCGAGCGCGAGCCCCACGGCGAGCGGCAGGCCACCACCGACGATGGCATTGCCGCCGTAAAAGCGAGTCTTTGCATCGAAAATATGCATGGAGCCACCGTGGC
Protein-coding sequences here:
- the pdhA gene encoding pyruvate dehydrogenase (acetyl-transferring) E1 component subunit alpha, which produces MTSQRSPKVHLTREHALKLLGRMILIRRFEETCAELYGAGKIRGFLHLYIGEEANAVGVIEALTADDAIVATYREHGHALARGIPMTTVMAEMYGKVSGVSRGHGGSMHIFDAKTRFYGGNAIVGGGLPLAVGLALADKMQGRNRVTCCFFGEGAAAEGEFHESLNLAALWKLPVFFVCENNRYAMGTAIERSESVPDICVHARSYGIPAEAVDGMDVVAVEAAAQRLAQEVRSNSSPRFLENKTYRFRAHSMFDPDLYRPKTEIEEWKKRDPIQRFKDWLKMVGLANEADIDAIEKDVKREIGEAVSFAEAAPWESIEDLVRDVHTPRVEVHK